Proteins co-encoded in one Candidatus Babeliales bacterium genomic window:
- the rplP gene encoding 50S ribosomal protein L16, producing the protein MLMPRKTKYRKVQRGTMKGLSKGARDVQFGEYGLQALEPHWVTAQQIEALRVTISRRMKKVGKMFLRIFPDKPITKKPAETRMGKGKGSPEFWAAVVKRGRIICEVADVDEATARIILQKAAYKLPMKTKFVKKA; encoded by the coding sequence ATGTTAATGCCACGAAAAACAAAATATAGAAAAGTGCAACGCGGAACGATGAAAGGTCTCTCTAAGGGTGCGCGTGACGTTCAGTTTGGAGAATATGGGCTACAAGCGCTTGAACCGCATTGGGTAACTGCGCAACAAATTGAAGCACTGCGTGTGACTATTTCTCGCCGTATGAAAAAAGTGGGAAAAATGTTTTTGCGTATCTTTCCTGATAAGCCTATCACGAAGAAACCTGCCGAAACTCGTATGGGTAAAGGTAAGGGTTCCCCTGAATTTTGGGCAGCAGTAGTTAAACGCGGAAGAATTATATGCGAGGTTGCCGATGTTGATGAAGCAACAGCACGCATCATTTTGCAAAAAGCGGCATATAAGTTGCCGATGAAAACAAAGTTTGTGAAAAAGGCATAG